One part of the Alistipes onderdonkii genome encodes these proteins:
- a CDS encoding FKBP-type peptidyl-prolyl cis-trans isomerase N-terminal domain-containing protein, whose amino-acid sequence MKKILFAAALAGAAILTACGDKGGGVHMGSLSEFDSLSYVLGANIGNGINFEMRDIPFDFKAIDKGIKESAMGKATQEHDKSLEMLREYFMTKRGERAQAIAAKRAEQDSIRLAGGDSTKVEYPTADPAMFENEEERAEISYAFGNDIGYNISQSGMPIQLVWIGQAMQDVRDGKAKMTEDEVNQYLQYYFMVKRPAENAAASKAWLEKTEKKSGVKKTESGLLYKVTKEGDAAKMAKDPRDVVRVHYTGYTREGKVFDTSIFKNRSKEQQEMMRKQSPDSFDEKGAPKEADEPAKFPLNRVIKGWTEGLQLVGEGGKITLWIPSDLAYGTRGAGRDIGPNEALQFDVEVIEVIPYEEPAPADSTATTPAPAPAK is encoded by the coding sequence ATGAAAAAGATTCTTTTTGCCGCGGCGCTTGCGGGTGCCGCAATCCTGACCGCCTGCGGAGACAAGGGCGGCGGTGTCCATATGGGCAGCCTTTCCGAATTCGACTCGCTGTCGTATGTGCTGGGTGCGAACATTGGTAACGGTATAAATTTTGAAATGAGGGACATCCCCTTCGATTTCAAGGCCATCGACAAGGGTATCAAGGAAAGTGCGATGGGTAAGGCTACGCAGGAGCACGACAAATCGCTCGAAATGCTGCGCGAGTACTTCATGACCAAGCGCGGCGAGCGCGCCCAGGCAATCGCCGCCAAACGTGCCGAGCAGGACAGCATCCGTCTGGCCGGAGGCGACAGCACGAAGGTCGAATATCCCACGGCCGACCCTGCCATGTTCGAGAACGAGGAGGAGCGCGCCGAGATTTCGTATGCTTTCGGTAACGACATCGGTTACAACATCAGCCAGAGCGGTATGCCCATACAGCTGGTTTGGATCGGTCAGGCCATGCAGGACGTACGTGACGGCAAGGCCAAGATGACCGAGGACGAGGTAAACCAGTACCTGCAATATTATTTCATGGTGAAGCGCCCTGCCGAGAATGCCGCCGCATCGAAGGCATGGCTGGAGAAGACCGAGAAGAAGTCGGGCGTCAAGAAGACCGAGTCGGGCCTGCTCTACAAAGTTACCAAGGAGGGCGACGCTGCCAAGATGGCGAAGGATCCCCGCGATGTGGTTCGGGTACACTATACCGGATATACGCGTGAAGGCAAGGTGTTCGACACCTCGATCTTCAAGAACCGCTCGAAAGAGCAGCAGGAGATGATGCGCAAGCAGAGCCCCGATTCGTTCGATGAAAAGGGCGCTCCCAAGGAGGCTGACGAACCCGCCAAGTTCCCGCTGAACCGTGTCATCAAGGGTTGGACGGAAGGTCTCCAGCTCGTGGGCGAGGGCGGTAAGATCACGCTCTGGATTCCGAGCGACCTGGCTTACGGTACGCGTGGTGCAGGCCGTGACATCGGCCCCAACGAGGCGCTCCAGTTCGATGTGGAAGTGATCGAAGTAATCCCTTACGAGGAGCCCGCACCGGCCGATTCGACCGCGACGACTCCTGCACCGGCACCTGCAAAATAA
- a CDS encoding CinA family protein, producing the protein MYRILASTIGALLVLTSCMRQQPEERVHRLLTDRIQTLATAESCTGGTIAARFTAMPGASAYFKCGVVTYSLDAKQNFVNICCDTIARYGAVSEQVVRQMAEGVRHLANAHYAIATTGIAGPTGGTPEYPVGSVWIAVSSPLRTTARLIHAKGDRTQIIRKAGTAAIELLEEELLAAQPDK; encoded by the coding sequence ATGTATAGAATACTTGCCTCAACCATCGGTGCACTCCTCGTCCTCACCTCCTGTATGCGTCAGCAGCCCGAGGAGCGGGTGCACAGACTCCTGACCGACCGCATCCAGACCCTTGCCACGGCAGAAAGCTGCACGGGCGGTACCATCGCCGCACGCTTCACGGCCATGCCGGGCGCCTCGGCCTATTTCAAATGCGGCGTAGTGACTTACAGCCTCGATGCCAAGCAGAACTTCGTAAACATCTGCTGCGATACGATAGCCCGCTACGGCGCCGTCAGCGAACAGGTCGTACGCCAGATGGCCGAAGGCGTCCGCCATCTGGCAAATGCGCACTATGCCATCGCCACGACTGGGATCGCAGGCCCCACGGGCGGCACCCCCGAATACCCGGTCGGTTCGGTATGGATCGCCGTCAGTTCGCCGCTGCGCACCACGGCCCGGCTGATCCACGCCAAAGGCGACCGCACGCAGATCATCCGCAAAGCGGGAACGGCCGCCATCGAACTGCTCGAAGAGGAGTTGCTCGCCGCACAACCGGACAAATAG
- the nhaA gene encoding Na+/H+ antiporter NhaA, whose amino-acid sequence MRLFSMYRWVRERHMIGIRGRNFLEAPWAGGVVLLGCVIVAMLLANLPGTSLYYRHLLETDLSLMVHSPDGLIDWVFPRGMTVEKLINDGLMVIFFFAVGLEIKREIVCGQLSSARQAILPVLAAAGGMLAPAIIFLFFNHGTIAANGWGIPTATDIAFAIGILSMLGDRVPVSLKIFLTALAIADDLGAILVIALFYGGQVQISCLLAALVIMLAVYFMKEMGEKRMFFYLVPAVVIWGLFYYSGVHSAISGVAMAMLIPMTPRYSKEYFAHKMRHLKELMLAARTSGDDFPNEHHRFYMRRMRLLAADSVGMSYRLEHSLAPYVTFLVMPIFALANAGVEITSPEYLNIFHYSSEIGSIGMGIFFGLVVGKPLGIFLASWGAVKSGLAVMPEGATWRLLLAVACLGGIGFTMSLFVDALAYTEPDLIDRGKIAILMGSTAAAVLGSLLILVFSKKRK is encoded by the coding sequence ATGCGACTATTTTCAATGTACCGCTGGGTACGTGAGCGTCATATGATCGGTATACGCGGCCGCAATTTTCTGGAAGCCCCCTGGGCGGGAGGCGTCGTACTGCTCGGTTGTGTGATCGTAGCCATGCTGCTGGCCAACCTGCCCGGGACTTCGCTCTATTACCGCCATCTGCTCGAAACGGATCTTTCGCTGATGGTGCACAGCCCCGATGGGCTGATCGACTGGGTTTTCCCGCGCGGAATGACCGTCGAGAAGCTGATTAACGACGGCCTGATGGTGATTTTCTTTTTCGCCGTCGGACTCGAAATAAAGCGGGAGATCGTTTGCGGGCAGCTTTCGTCGGCACGCCAGGCCATCCTGCCTGTATTGGCGGCCGCAGGCGGCATGCTCGCCCCTGCGATCATTTTCCTGTTCTTCAACCACGGCACCATAGCGGCCAACGGATGGGGTATACCCACGGCCACGGACATCGCCTTTGCCATCGGCATCCTTTCGATGCTGGGCGACCGCGTGCCGGTTTCGCTCAAAATATTCCTCACGGCACTGGCCATCGCCGACGACCTGGGGGCAATCCTGGTCATCGCGCTCTTTTACGGGGGGCAGGTGCAGATAAGCTGCCTGCTGGCGGCATTGGTCATCATGCTCGCGGTCTACTTCATGAAGGAGATGGGCGAAAAACGCATGTTCTTCTACCTGGTGCCCGCCGTGGTGATCTGGGGGTTGTTCTACTATTCGGGCGTGCATTCGGCCATTTCGGGCGTGGCGATGGCCATGCTGATCCCGATGACGCCCCGTTACAGCAAGGAGTATTTCGCCCATAAGATGCGCCACCTGAAGGAGTTGATGCTGGCTGCGAGAACGTCGGGCGATGATTTTCCCAACGAGCACCACCGGTTCTACATGCGCCGCATGCGTTTGCTGGCGGCCGACTCGGTGGGTATGAGCTACCGCCTGGAGCATTCGCTGGCGCCCTATGTCACGTTCCTGGTGATGCCGATTTTCGCACTGGCGAACGCCGGTGTCGAGATCACCTCGCCCGAGTACCTGAATATTTTTCACTATTCGTCCGAGATCGGGTCGATCGGGATGGGTATTTTCTTCGGGCTCGTGGTCGGTAAGCCTTTGGGCATATTTCTTGCGAGCTGGGGTGCCGTGAAATCCGGCCTTGCCGTGATGCCCGAGGGGGCTACATGGCGCCTGTTGCTGGCCGTGGCCTGCCTGGGCGGCATAGGTTTCACGATGTCGTTGTTCGTCGATGCGCTGGCCTACACCGAACCCGACCTGATCGACCGGGGCAAGATAGCGATCCTGATGGGCTCGACGGCCGCGGCCGTGCTGGGAAGCCTGCTGATTTTGGTTTTTTCGAAGAAACGGAAATAA
- a CDS encoding agmatinase family protein, translating to MELKAFDPDGVGVDNGTYFGLPFEPGTAELVLVSAPWDVTVSYGAGTAYAPDAVIEASTQLDFHEPLAPGAWRRGIATADVDYALLEESQRLRGDAEKVIAHLEGGGSPEDDYVVRKVRRINEGCRAMNANIGAQAARWLDAGKTVGLVGGDHSTPYGLIRALGDRHGEFGILHIDAHCDLRDAYEGFEFSHASIMFNVLRDVPSVKKIAQVAVRDFSGTEAALAASSARVATFDDLSLAAAMFRGETWDALCRRIVDALPQEVYVSFDIDGLTFENCPHTGTPVCGGLTFNQAVWLLDTLVRSGRRIIGFDVVEVAPAPEAKVDAITGARMLWKLCNLTLKSNGR from the coding sequence ATGGAACTAAAAGCCTTCGATCCCGACGGGGTCGGCGTGGATAACGGAACCTATTTCGGGCTTCCTTTCGAGCCCGGGACGGCCGAGCTGGTGCTGGTTTCGGCTCCGTGGGACGTGACGGTGTCGTACGGAGCCGGGACGGCCTATGCGCCCGACGCCGTTATCGAGGCCTCGACACAGCTCGATTTCCACGAGCCGCTGGCTCCCGGCGCGTGGCGCCGGGGGATCGCCACGGCCGATGTGGACTATGCGTTGCTGGAGGAGTCGCAGCGCCTGCGCGGCGATGCGGAGAAGGTGATCGCCCACCTCGAAGGCGGGGGCAGTCCCGAGGACGACTATGTGGTACGCAAGGTGCGCCGCATCAACGAAGGCTGCCGTGCCATGAACGCCAACATCGGGGCGCAGGCCGCACGGTGGCTCGACGCCGGGAAGACCGTGGGGCTCGTCGGGGGCGACCATTCGACGCCTTACGGACTGATCCGTGCCCTGGGTGACCGCCACGGGGAGTTCGGCATCCTGCATATCGACGCCCACTGCGACCTGCGCGATGCCTATGAAGGCTTCGAGTTCTCGCATGCTTCGATCATGTTCAACGTCCTGCGCGACGTGCCTTCGGTGAAGAAGATCGCCCAGGTTGCAGTGCGCGATTTCAGCGGGACGGAAGCCGCCCTGGCCGCTTCTTCCGCCCGTGTTGCCACCTTCGACGACCTGTCGCTTGCCGCCGCGATGTTCCGCGGCGAGACCTGGGACGCGCTGTGCCGGCGAATCGTGGATGCGCTGCCGCAGGAGGTTTACGTGAGCTTCGACATCGACGGCCTCACTTTTGAGAACTGTCCCCATACGGGTACGCCCGTCTGCGGGGGGCTTACGTTCAATCAGGCCGTGTGGCTGCTCGATACGCTCGTGCGTTCGGGGCGCCGCATCATCGGGTTCGACGTCGTGGAGGTCGCTCCGGCGCCTGAAGCGAAAGTGGATGCCATCACCGGGGCGCGCATGCTCTGGAAATTGTGTAATTTGACATTAAAATCAAACGGACGGTAA
- a CDS encoding FKBP-type peptidyl-prolyl cis-trans isomerase, with product MRKTFFALTAMALLAGACSRKSGGGVKLKADTDSVAYIIGMNVGMNLLKMDSTLNVNAVCEGIRDVFRAGAKLSADDAEVYYLRYMNYVLPEKARAYEEQFLADFAKSNRSYARTPSGVTYAVEVLGDQEQIPVSDRDSVALRYIIRTADGADVYSSYERRDTLRTSLGSLNKGMKESVKLIGKGGKINAWMPSAVAYGSAGDKELGIRPNATLYYEIELVDLDKYTNWSRRNNLRR from the coding sequence ATGCGTAAAACATTTTTTGCCCTGACAGCCATGGCGTTGCTGGCCGGAGCCTGCTCCAGGAAGTCGGGCGGGGGCGTGAAACTCAAGGCCGACACCGATTCGGTAGCTTATATCATCGGTATGAACGTGGGCATGAACCTGCTCAAAATGGATTCGACGCTCAACGTCAATGCCGTATGCGAGGGTATCCGCGACGTGTTCCGTGCCGGGGCGAAACTCTCGGCGGACGATGCCGAGGTCTATTACCTGCGTTACATGAACTATGTGCTGCCCGAAAAGGCGCGTGCCTACGAGGAGCAGTTCCTCGCGGACTTCGCCAAATCGAACCGCAGCTATGCCCGCACGCCGTCGGGCGTGACCTACGCCGTGGAGGTGCTGGGCGATCAGGAGCAGATTCCGGTTTCCGACCGGGACAGCGTTGCGCTGCGCTACATCATCCGCACGGCCGACGGGGCCGACGTCTACTCCTCCTACGAGCGCCGCGACACGCTGCGCACGTCGCTCGGCAGCCTGAACAAAGGGATGAAGGAGAGCGTGAAGCTGATCGGCAAGGGCGGGAAGATCAATGCATGGATGCCTTCTGCGGTTGCCTATGGCTCTGCGGGGGACAAAGAGCTCGGGATCCGGCCCAATGCCACGCTTTATTACGAAATCGAGCTTGTCGATCTCGACAAATATACGAATTGGTCGCGGCGCAATAATTTACGCCGGTAA
- a CDS encoding 4-phosphoerythronate dehydrogenase has translation MKIVADSAIPFLQGVLEPWAEVRYLPGSRIAAEDVRDADALVIRTRTRCDERLLAGSRVRLIATATIGFDHIDTAWCAAHGIRVATAAGCNARGVLQWAGAVLAHLARTQGWEPAQRTLGIVGVGHVGSLIREYACLWGFRVVCCDPPREEREHCGFLPLDEVARQADILTFHTPLDASTRHMAGEGLFARLKPDAVVMNSSRGEVVDGDALLRSGHSCVLDVWEHEPRLDPQLLDRTLLATPHVAGYSEQGKATATAMSVATLAGFFGLPLRGWYPSEAAPSVPRPIPWQELCTTIRDAYDIEAESHRLKARPADFEAMRDHYRYRREYF, from the coding sequence ATGAAAATCGTCGCCGACAGTGCCATCCCCTTTTTGCAGGGAGTCCTCGAGCCGTGGGCCGAGGTACGCTACCTGCCCGGCAGCCGGATCGCCGCGGAGGACGTGCGCGACGCCGACGCCCTGGTCATCCGCACCCGCACCCGCTGCGACGAACGCCTGCTCGCCGGTTCGCGCGTCCGTCTGATCGCCACGGCCACCATCGGGTTCGACCACATCGACACGGCGTGGTGCGCGGCGCACGGCATACGGGTCGCCACGGCCGCAGGCTGCAATGCCCGCGGCGTCCTGCAATGGGCGGGTGCCGTACTGGCCCACCTCGCCCGTACACAGGGATGGGAGCCCGCACAACGGACGCTGGGCATCGTGGGCGTGGGGCACGTGGGATCCCTCATCCGGGAATACGCCTGCCTGTGGGGCTTCCGCGTCGTCTGCTGCGACCCGCCGCGCGAAGAGCGCGAGCATTGCGGATTCCTGCCGCTGGACGAGGTCGCACGCCAAGCCGACATACTCACCTTTCACACGCCGCTTGACGCCTCGACGCGGCACATGGCCGGCGAGGGACTGTTCGCCCGCCTGAAACCGGACGCCGTAGTGATGAACTCCTCGCGCGGCGAAGTGGTCGACGGCGACGCATTGCTGCGGAGCGGCCATTCCTGTGTGCTCGACGTCTGGGAACACGAACCGCGCCTCGACCCGCAGTTGCTCGACCGCACGCTGCTCGCCACGCCCCACGTCGCCGGCTACTCCGAGCAGGGCAAAGCCACGGCCACGGCCATGTCCGTGGCCACGCTGGCCGGCTTCTTCGGCCTTCCGCTCCGGGGCTGGTACCCCTCCGAAGCCGCCCCCTCCGTCCCGCGGCCGATTCCGTGGCAGGAGCTTTGCACGACCATCCGCGACGCCTATGACATCGAAGCCGAAAGCCACCGCCTCAAGGCGCGGCCCGCCGATTTCGAGGCCATGCGCGACCACTACCGCTACCGCAGGGAATACTTTTAG
- a CDS encoding GNAT family N-acetyltransferase encodes MEKPTDTAIRPLHETELPAASALAGRVFAEFEAPEYSPEGIGAFLRFVAPEALAAQHRNGSMQSWGAFRQGRLVGIIALTRRSHLCLLFVEKACHRQGIARALFSTLRDHCRTAPDTPRITVNSSPYAVGAYRRLGFRATGDERTVDGIRFTPMEYLFI; translated from the coding sequence ATGGAAAAACCTACCGACACCGCCATACGCCCCCTGCACGAAACGGAACTGCCGGCAGCATCCGCCCTCGCTGGGCGCGTCTTCGCCGAGTTCGAAGCCCCGGAATACAGCCCCGAGGGCATCGGCGCATTCCTCCGCTTTGTCGCACCGGAAGCCCTCGCGGCACAGCACCGCAACGGGTCGATGCAATCGTGGGGCGCTTTCCGGCAGGGAAGGCTCGTCGGGATCATCGCCCTGACGCGACGCAGCCACCTGTGCCTGCTTTTCGTGGAGAAAGCCTGCCATCGGCAGGGCATCGCCCGGGCCCTGTTCTCAACACTGCGCGACCACTGCCGCACGGCACCGGACACGCCCCGGATCACGGTAAACTCCTCGCCCTATGCCGTCGGAGCCTACCGCAGGCTGGGATTCCGCGCGACCGGCGACGAACGCACCGTCGACGGCATCCGGTTCACACCGATGGAATACCTATTTATATAA
- a CDS encoding quinone-dependent dihydroorotate dehydrogenase yields MYRRIIKPILFSLTIERAHHVALLLLRIIGLIPGGRWLLRKCYTVRHPALEREVFGVKFANPIGLAAGFDRNGEAYRELAALGFGFIEIGTVTPRPQAGNPRPRVFRLPKDRAIINRIGLSNRGLDKTICHLRRPHEGFIVGCNIGKNTVTPPENAAADYLRLFRNLYQYADYFTVNISCDNSCREGTTHTRTHILQILDPLFDFRRGQNQYRPIMLKVSPDMSDEVIDEISDILLETPLDGIVATNGTHRREGLHTSHMALDKIGSGRLSGAPLAQRAVEVVRRIHTRSGGNFPIIGVGGIMSPADAKAMLDAGADLLQLYTGYIYEGPGLVGEICRSLIADAEAAAAAKAAAEARAEEEARAAAQAAEAKAAAATASGAQAPEAGKAAPGTETAAAAQTQAAAPAESVPNPSPETQNGPARPADNEPDTRKKQPAS; encoded by the coding sequence ATGTACCGGAGAATCATAAAGCCCATACTTTTCTCGCTTACCATCGAGCGGGCACACCATGTGGCGCTTCTGTTGTTGCGCATCATCGGGCTCATACCCGGCGGCCGGTGGCTCCTGCGCAAATGTTACACCGTACGGCACCCGGCGCTCGAACGCGAGGTCTTCGGTGTAAAATTCGCCAATCCCATCGGCCTGGCCGCGGGCTTCGACCGCAACGGCGAGGCCTACCGAGAACTGGCGGCGCTCGGGTTCGGGTTCATCGAGATAGGCACCGTCACCCCGCGCCCGCAGGCAGGCAACCCGCGCCCGCGCGTGTTCCGGCTGCCCAAAGACCGCGCCATCATCAACCGCATCGGGCTCTCCAACCGCGGCCTGGACAAGACGATCTGCCACCTGCGCCGCCCGCACGAAGGGTTCATCGTGGGCTGCAACATCGGCAAGAACACCGTGACGCCCCCCGAAAATGCGGCCGCGGATTACCTCCGGCTCTTCCGCAACCTCTACCAGTATGCGGACTATTTCACGGTGAACATCAGCTGCGACAACTCCTGCCGCGAAGGTACCACCCATACGCGCACGCACATACTCCAGATACTCGATCCGCTGTTCGACTTCCGCCGCGGGCAAAACCAGTACCGGCCGATCATGCTCAAAGTGTCGCCCGACATGTCGGACGAAGTCATCGACGAAATCAGCGACATCCTGCTCGAAACGCCGCTCGACGGCATCGTGGCCACCAACGGCACCCACCGCCGCGAAGGGCTGCATACGAGCCACATGGCGCTCGACAAGATCGGCAGCGGCCGCCTGAGCGGCGCACCGCTCGCCCAACGGGCCGTAGAGGTCGTGCGGCGCATCCACACCCGTTCGGGCGGCAACTTTCCGATCATCGGCGTGGGCGGCATCATGAGCCCCGCCGATGCCAAGGCGATGCTCGACGCAGGCGCAGACCTCCTGCAACTCTACACCGGTTACATCTACGAAGGGCCGGGGCTGGTCGGCGAAATCTGCCGTTCGCTGATCGCCGATGCCGAAGCGGCCGCAGCCGCCAAGGCAGCCGCGGAAGCGAGAGCCGAAGAAGAGGCCCGGGCTGCTGCTCAGGCCGCTGAGGCAAAAGCCGCAGCAGCGACGGCTTCCGGCGCACAGGCACCGGAAGCCGGGAAGGCCGCACCCGGAACGGAAACCGCCGCGGCAGCCCAAACGCAGGCCGCCGCACCTGCAGAATCGGTGCCGAACCCGTCACCGGAAACACAGAACGGCCCGGCACGACCTGCGGATAACGAACCGGACACCCGCAAGAAACAGCCCGCATCCTGA
- a CDS encoding competence/damage-inducible protein A, which yields MKATIITIGDEILIGQIVDTNSVSIAKHLNAAGIVVHEKVSIGDDSTQIVRSVERALGDSNVVVITGGLGPTKDDITKKTLAGMFGCELVPDQRVADHVKRMLEGRGIEFNELNRGQAMVPACCTVLFNAHGTAPGMWFERDGKVVVSLPGVPYEMEHLMQDEVMPRLKAHFELRQIVHRTMITAGLPESMLATKIEAWENSLPSYLKLAYLPNPGAVRLRLSAYEVEGESVSKEIERQFEALRKIIPHNIIGYETTTMQELVHKLLTERGLTLATAESCTGGSIAARFTAMPGASAYFLCGVVSYSNASKHDILGVAPEVIARHGAVSEEVARRMAEGARRISGADCAIATTGIAGPAGGSAEKPVGTVWIAVATPHRTTAILKQCGSDRGQIIDRASAFAISLLRDELNGK from the coding sequence ATGAAAGCAACGATCATCACCATCGGCGATGAAATCCTCATCGGCCAGATCGTGGATACGAACTCCGTATCCATCGCCAAGCACCTCAACGCTGCCGGCATCGTCGTACACGAGAAGGTTTCGATCGGCGACGACAGCACACAGATCGTCCGGAGCGTGGAACGCGCTCTGGGGGATTCCAACGTCGTCGTCATCACCGGGGGGCTCGGCCCCACCAAGGACGACATCACCAAAAAGACCCTGGCCGGAATGTTCGGCTGCGAACTGGTGCCCGACCAGCGGGTCGCAGACCATGTGAAACGCATGCTCGAAGGGCGCGGCATCGAGTTCAACGAACTCAACCGCGGGCAGGCGATGGTTCCGGCCTGCTGCACGGTGCTGTTCAACGCCCACGGCACGGCTCCGGGCATGTGGTTCGAACGCGACGGCAAGGTGGTGGTCTCGCTGCCCGGTGTCCCCTACGAGATGGAACACCTGATGCAGGACGAAGTGATGCCGCGCCTGAAAGCGCATTTCGAACTGCGCCAGATCGTGCACCGCACGATGATCACAGCCGGACTGCCCGAGTCGATGCTCGCCACGAAGATCGAAGCATGGGAAAACTCCCTGCCATCCTACCTGAAACTGGCTTACCTGCCCAATCCGGGCGCCGTACGGCTGCGCCTGTCGGCCTATGAGGTCGAGGGCGAAAGCGTTTCGAAGGAGATCGAACGGCAATTCGAGGCACTGCGGAAAATCATCCCCCACAACATCATCGGGTACGAAACGACCACCATGCAGGAACTGGTGCACAAGCTGCTCACCGAGCGCGGGCTGACCCTCGCCACGGCCGAAAGCTGTACCGGAGGCAGCATCGCGGCGCGTTTCACGGCCATGCCGGGCGCTTCGGCCTATTTCCTCTGCGGCGTAGTTTCGTACAGCAACGCCTCGAAACACGACATCCTGGGCGTAGCCCCGGAGGTCATCGCCCGCCACGGCGCCGTCAGCGAAGAGGTCGCACGCCGGATGGCCGAAGGGGCACGGCGGATCTCGGGCGCCGACTGCGCCATAGCGACCACCGGCATCGCAGGCCCCGCGGGCGGCTCCGCCGAAAAGCCTGTCGGTACGGTATGGATCGCCGTGGCGACCCCGCACCGGACGACCGCAATCCTCAAACAGTGCGGTTCCGACCGCGGACAGATCATCGACCGGGCCAGCGCCTTCGCCATCAGTCTGCTGCGCGATGAACTCAACGGGAAATAA
- a CDS encoding DUF3127 domain-containing protein, translating to MEFEGTVYKIMPVTKGTSARGDWQRQDVVFEMNEGSFARKICVTFFNKPEDVARLKEGAAYTVSVNIESREYNGRWYTDIRAWRIQPKQAESAAPMPDMPPIPEEPSYASSPAEVDDLPF from the coding sequence ATGGAATTCGAAGGAACCGTTTACAAAATAATGCCCGTGACGAAAGGCACCTCCGCACGCGGCGACTGGCAGCGCCAGGACGTAGTGTTCGAGATGAACGAAGGCTCGTTCGCACGCAAAATCTGCGTGACGTTCTTCAACAAGCCCGAAGACGTCGCCCGGCTGAAAGAGGGTGCCGCCTACACCGTCTCGGTCAACATCGAGTCGCGCGAATACAACGGCCGCTGGTACACCGACATCCGCGCATGGCGCATCCAACCCAAGCAGGCCGAATCCGCCGCCCCGATGCCCGACATGCCGCCCATTCCCGAAGAGCCCTCATACGCCTCTTCCCCGGCAGAAGTGGACGACCTGCCGTTCTAA